The genomic region CACACTCGCGGGCGCTGCCCGTTAATGGCCTGGGGGAGTCCCGAGTCCGACGCACCGCTGGCCTCAGCCTGGACCTGGACCCCTCCGCGAGCGCGTCTGTGACCCACGGAACCGGCGGGCGCTCTCTGCTTGTGGCGCCCAGAGGGCGGCACTGACACGGGCGCCATCCCGGAGGCGAGGCAGGGCAGGGCACTTTCGTCCCGGGGCGAGCCCAAGAGACGCCGGCTCTGGGACCCTCGCCGGGTCCTCGTCCCACCGCCTCTTCTCGGCCTCCCGCGATCCTGCCCGCGCCCTCTGCCCAGGACTGGTCTCTCACGTCGGCTCCCCGCCCGTCTCGGGAGTCTCGGCTTCCCTCGGCTCCCGCCCGCCCCTCCCGGGACCTCTCCCcctccaccccctcccaccccggAGGCCGGGCTGGACGCGACCCAGAGCCGCCGCCACCCGCTTCTGCCACTCAATGGAGGACGGTCTGCTGGAGATCATGACCAAGGACGGCGGCGACATGCCGGCGCCCCTGGAGGTGTCCACCGTGCCGGCAGTGGGGGACGTGATCTCCGGGGAGTACAACGGCGGCATGAAGGAACTGATGGAGCACCTGAAAGCCCAGCTGCAAGCCCTGTTTGAGGACGTGAGGGCCATGAGGGGGGCCCTGGACGAGCAGGCCTCGCACATCCAGGTGCTCTCGGACGACGTGTGCGCCAACCAGCGAGCCATCGTCTCCATGTGCCAGATTATGACCACTGCGCCCCGCCAGGGCGGCTTGGGCGTGGTCGGCGGCAAGGGGAGCTTCCCGAGCGACCCCCAAGAGCCGGATACTCCTTCGCCTGGGATCGGGGACAGCGGCTTGCTGGGTCGCGATCCCGAGGACGAGGAGGacgaggaagaagagaaggagatgcCCAGCCCCGCCACACCCACCAGTCACTGTGAGCGCCCCGAGAGCCCCTGTGCTGGTCTCCTTGCGGGGGACGGGCCACTTGTGGAGCCCCTCGACATGCCCGACATTACCCTGCTGCAACTGGAGGGCGAGGCCTCCCTGTGAGGGGACTCCGTGGGGCACTACCTTCCCGGGCTGTCTTTGGGTTTCCGAGTGCATGACGCTGGGAGACTGAACGGCGCGGTGCGGAATGCTTCACTTGGACAGCTGCTCTTGTGggtcaggcagagagagactccctcGAGGAAGGATTTGTAGGGTGAAGGACTTTGGGAGCATCAAGAATTCTTTCTGCCCAACTAAGCGAATTATAGCGAACTGCGGAAAGGTGAGGCTCCGGGAGAGGAAGCGCCCACCTCTGGACTCCCATCCATCCCTGTCCTGTCCTTTCCCCCTCCCCAGACAACAGGAGAACCCGTGAATTGTGTAAATAAAATTCTGCTTTTTCTATTCTGAAAAAGGACTTATCTAGGACCATGGCAAATAATCTCTAACAATTTACCTGG from Pongo pygmaeus isolate AG05252 chromosome 10, NHGRI_mPonPyg2-v2.0_pri, whole genome shotgun sequence harbors:
- the CCDC184 gene encoding coiled-coil domain-containing protein 184 translates to MEDGLLEIMTKDGGDMPAPLEVSTVPAVGDVISGEYNGGMKELMEHLKAQLQALFEDVRAMRGALDEQASHIQVLSDDVCANQRAIVSMCQIMTTAPRQGGLGVVGGKGSFPSDPQEPDTPSPGIGDSGLLGRDPEDEEDEEEEKEMPSPATPTSHCERPESPCAGLLAGDGPLVEPLDMPDITLLQLEGEASL